From a single Pempheris klunzingeri isolate RE-2024b chromosome 2, fPemKlu1.hap1, whole genome shotgun sequence genomic region:
- the LOC139215604 gene encoding matrix remodeling-associated protein 8-like, protein MKTERQDIILQALLLIHIPVACLFTAVSGQPDSSSSVVVAGYNVSAPAGSRVVLQCVSGRMVWTRDRVRDRQRVVHWDLYRARPDYAMERVVDMFSAGDQRIYNSYNTGRVSLSSKAFKEGNFSLVIKDVTMNDRGLYSCNLHHLYCHLYETVRVQLNVTKSRRKEQRFWDGQKAVYVVLLGSTVVLPCINRRSVWTDWSNEEEDQQVVHWDRQSAGVHHDRADRLVDLYASGEQRSYGPLFLQRKMNISNQAFSEGDFSLAISDLQPTDQGMYSCHLHHHYCGLHERREFQVTVEAPVVQTTLPAKALPSEDKDTTKAESPPVINVILPDQRHYFLLPLGYVLTSLLLLAFIILIIILITRRRRTKEFYPQASMRSSRSHSSSEEFEMDVAEVNTCSREERRFDYKNNLLKEKVHTNTQPKVIDLDKEMQKFSK, encoded by the exons TGTCAGGTcagcctgacagcagcagcagtgtggtgGTGGCGGGGTATAATGTGAGCGCCCCCGCTGGGTCGAGGgtggtgctgcagtgtgtgagcgGCCGCATGGTGTGGACCAGGGACAGGGTGAGGGACAGGCAGAGGGTGGTCCACTGGGACCTGTACCGGGCCCGTCCAGACTACGCCATGGAGAGAGTGGTGGACATGTTCTCTGCGGGGGACCAGAGGATCTACAACTCCTACAACACGGGCAGGGTCAGCCTCAGCTCAAAGGCCTTCAAGGAGGGAAACTTCTCCCTGGTCATCAAAG ACGTGACGATGAATGACAGAGGTCTGTACTCTTGCAACCTCCACCACCTCTACTGCCACCTGTACGAAACAGTCAGAGTGCAGCTCAATGTCACCAAATCAC GTCGTAAGGAGCAGCGCTTCTGGGATGGACAAAAGGCGGTGTATGTGGTGCTGCTTGGCAGTACCGTGGTGCTGCCCTGCATCAACCGACGCAGCGTGTGGACGGACTGGAGCaacgaggaggaggaccagCAG GTGGTCCACTGGGACCGCCAGTCTGCAGGAGTCCACCACGACCGCGCTGACCGGCTCGTGGACCTGTACGCCTCTGGGGAGCAGCGCAGCTATGGGCCTCTGTTCCTCCAGAGGAAGATGAACATCAGCAACCAAGCCTTCTCAGAGGGAGACTTCTCGCTTGCCATATCTGAtctgcag CCCACAGACCAGGGGATGTATTCCTGCCACCTCCACCATCATTACTGTGGTTTGCATGAGAGAAGAGAGTTTCAGGTCACAGTGGAAGCGCCCGTGGTTCAGACCACCCTGCCAGCCAAAGCACTGCCCAGTGAAGACAAAG ACACCACTAAGGCTGAATCACCGCCAGTCATCAATGTTATTCTGCCCGACCAGAGGCACTACTTTCTCCTGCCGCTGGGCTACGTCCTcacctccctgctgctgctggcattcatcatcctcatcatcatcctcatcacacGCAGGCGTAGAACCAAAG agttttATCCGCAGGCATCCATGAG GTCCAGCAGaagtcacagcagctcagaggagtTTGAGATGGACGTTGCTGAAGTGAACACGTGCAGCCGGGAGGAGAGAAGATTTG ACTACAAGAACaacctgctgaaggagaaggtccacacaaacactcagcCTAAAGTCATTGATCTTGACAAAG AGATGCAGAAATTTTCTAAGTGA